CAGTATAATGAACGTACTCAAATAGATTATTATAAGTATATAAAGAAATATATAGAATGTTCCATATAAAAGAGGCGAATCGATCATGAATTGGAAAGTCTGTTTAGCCATATTAACCTGCAACGTCGTGTTCATGTCTTCCAGCTACACGATGCTCATTCCTTTTCTGCCCATGTATTTGACGCGGGAGCTGGGCGTAGACGCGTCTTCGGTCAATATCTGGTCTGGCGTCGTCTTTTCGTCGACCTTTGCCGTCAGCGCGATCATGGCTCCGATTTGGGGACGCCTGGCCGATAAGAAGGGCAAGCGGCTCATGGCGATCCGTTCCAGCCTGCTGCTGGCGATCAGCTATTTTCTCGGCGGCATCGTCACCTCGCCGCTGCAGCTGACGTTCATGCGCATGTTCCAGGGCTTTGCCGCAGGCCTGTGGCCTATGGAGCTGGCTATTATGACGACGTACGCGCCGCCTAAAAAGCTGGGCATCTGCCTGGGCGTCATGCAGGGCGCCCTGACGGCCGGCGGGGTCATCGGCCCCCTGTTCGGCGGGCTGCTGGCGGAAATCTTCGGCATGCGCATGTCCTTTTTCCTCGCCGCAGGCGCTTTATTCCTAAACTTTCTCATCCTCGTATTCTTCATCAAGGAACCGCCTGATACGGACGCTCCGGCAGAAACGACGAAGGCCGCCGCGCCGGCAGAAGAGGGCAGCCTGTGGCATCATCCCCTCATCCGCAACATGCTGATCTTCGCCGTCTTCGT
This region of Megasphaera stantonii genomic DNA includes:
- a CDS encoding MFS transporter — encoded protein: MNWKVCLAILTCNVVFMSSSYTMLIPFLPMYLTRELGVDASSVNIWSGVVFSSTFAVSAIMAPIWGRLADKKGKRLMAIRSSLLLAISYFLGGIVTSPLQLTFMRMFQGFAAGLWPMELAIMTTYAPPKKLGICLGVMQGALTAGGVIGPLFGGLLAEIFGMRMSFFLAAGALFLNFLILVFFIKEPPDTDAPAETTKAAAPAEEGSLWHHPLIRNMLIFAVFVQMVILIIQPVLTTYVTELAGHLDNLIFISGLVFSLGGFASAVSSPLWGRFGQHHGFHTSLTYALFATSLVFFLQAVPDDLYYFAATQFAIGLFFSGIYPSINAILAENTTAHMKGRVFGLLFSAQQIGSMAGPLLGGVIATFVGIKFVFVLAGVIVLIMSIFARRQQKIAMRQYHP